A genomic segment from Glycine soja cultivar W05 chromosome 20, ASM419377v2, whole genome shotgun sequence encodes:
- the LOC114402254 gene encoding LEAF RUST 10 DISEASE-RESISTANCE LOCUS RECEPTOR-LIKE PROTEIN KINASE-like 2.4 isoform X1 has product MSSVYELVLLLLFCGLLPLVLAAGNQAECPPSFPCGYLSNISFPFTLTERPDCGLLPISNCDDPLKPIMIQLHKIGLWFQLLRVAQLFSSPTTPLTSFQFRDKNLYDLLQNESCEAFRNNYTLPFPHSFHFASFHFQYNTTLFRCNRSLHVSPPTNMHNYTKCPDYDLYYNNNPKAEDASLRACTKVLLPIKDAPDANNPFTFATADIFTKVELTDECAACHYRRGGQCQLDSREIFFCATANSIGRRSWIVKMILGLGLAVTIALLLVMVKIYHTRWKKQNPTNQQIRIFLEREGPLQTKRYDYSEIKKVTNSFRNKLGQGGFGSVYKGKLPDGRYVAVKILCELKDNGEDFINEVATISRTSHINIVNLLGFCSEGSKRALVYEFMSNGSLEKFIFEENVIKTDRQLDCQTIYHIAIGVARGLEYLHQGCNTRILHFDIKPHNILLDENFNPKISDFGLAKICTRKESMISIFGARGTAGYIAPEVFSRNFGTVSHKSDVYSYGMMILEMVGRRKNIKTEVNCSSEIYFPDWIYNRLESNEELGLQNIRNESDDKLVRKMTIVGLWCIQTHPSTRPAISKVLEMLGSKVELLQIPPKPFLSSPPTSPVHLSCETL; this is encoded by the exons ATGAGTTCAGTTTATGAATTAGTATTATTGCTTTTATTTTGTGGCCTTTTGCCACTTGTCTTGGCGGCTGGGAACCAAGCAGAGTGTCCACCTTCGTTTCCATGTGGATATCTGAGCAATATCAGTTTCCCATTCACTCTAACTGAACGCCCCGACTGTGGCTTATTGCCCATTAGCAATTGTGATGATCCACTTAAGCCCATAATGATCCAATTACACAAAATTGGACTATGGTTTCAGCTTCTACGCGTTGCTCAGCTTTTCAGTAGTCCTACTACTCCTCTCACATCTTTTCAATTTAGAGACAAAAATCTCTATGACCTTCTGCAGAACGAAAGTTGTGAAGCTTTCAGAAACAATTATACTCTTCCATTTCCTCACAGCTTTCACTTTGCTTCTTTTCATTTCCAATACAACACAACTCTGTTCAGGTGCAACCGCAGCCTCCATGTCAGCCCTCCCACAAACATGCATAATTATACAAAGTGCCCCGATTACGATCTCTACTACAATAACAACCCCAAAGCTGAAGATGCGTCTTTGAGAGCATGTACAAAGGTCCTGCTTCCAATTAAAGACGCGCCTGACGCTAACAACCCATTCACATTCGCAACTGCAGATATCTTCACTAAAGTAGAATTAACCGATGAATGTGCAGCTTGCCACTATCGCAGAGGAGGGCAGTGTCAACTTGACAGCAGAGAGATATTTTTTTGTGCCACTGCCAATAGTATCG GGAGAAGAAGTTGGATTGTGAAAATGATACTAGGACTCGGTCTAG CTGTTACAATTGCTCTGTTGCTAGTAATGGTAAAGATCTACCATACAAGATGGAAGAAGCAAAATCCGACCAATCAACAGATTAGGATCTTTTTGGAAAGAGAGGGACCCCTTCAAACTAAGCGGTATGATTATTCTGAGATAAAGAAAGTGACCAACTCCTTCAGAAACAAATTAGGCCAAGGGGGATTCGGAAGTGTATACAAAGGAAAATTACCAGATGGACGTTATGTTGCGGTGAAGATCCTATGTGAATTGAAAGATAATGGTGAGGACTTCATCAATGAAGTGGCAACTATCAGCAGAACTTCTCATATTAACATTGTTAATCTTTTGGGGTTCTGTTCTGAAGGTTCTAAACGAGCTTTAGTTTATGAGTTTATGTCTAATGGATCACTTGAGAAGTTTATCTTTGAAGAAAATGTCATAAAGACGGATCGTCAATTGGACTGTCAAACGATCTACCATATTGCAATTGGTGTTGCCCGAGGACTAGAATACCTGCATCAAGGTTGCAATACTAGAATTTTACATTTTGACATAAAACCTCATAATATTCTGTTGGATGAGAATTTCAACCCCAAGATTTCTGACTTTGGACTAGCCAAAATTTGcacaagaaaagaaagtatGATATCAATATTTGGCGCCAGAGGAACAGCAGGCTATATTGCCCCAGAAGTTTTTTCAAGAAATTTCGGTACAGTATCACATAAGTCAGATGTGTACAGCTATGGAATGATGATCTTAGAAATGGttggaagaagaaagaatattAAGACTGAAGTAAATTGCTCGAGTGAAATATACTTTCCCGATTGGATTTACAATCGCCTTGAATCAAATGAAGAGCTTGGTTTACAGAACATAAGAAATGAAAGTGATGACAAATTGGTGAGAAAGATGACAATAGTGGGCTTATGGTGCATACAAACCCACCCTTCCACTCGACCAGCCATAAGTAAAGTGTTGGAAATGCTAGGAAGCAAAGTTGAGTTATTGCAAATTCCACCCAAACCCTTTTTGTCTTCTCCTCCGACCTCTCCAGTCCATTTATCTTGTGAGACTTTGTAA
- the LOC114402254 gene encoding LEAF RUST 10 DISEASE-RESISTANCE LOCUS RECEPTOR-LIKE PROTEIN KINASE-like 2.4 isoform X2 codes for MSSVYELVLLLLFCGLLPLVLAAGNQAECPPSFPCGYLSNISFPFTLTERPDCGLLPISNCDDPLKPIMIQLHKIGLWFQLLRVAQLFSSPTTPLTSFQFRDKNLYDLLQNESCEAFRNNYTLPFPHSFHFASFHFQYNTTLFRCNRSLHVSPPTNMHNYTKCPDYDLYYNNNPKAEDASLRACTKVLLPIKDAPDANNPFTFATADIFTKVELTDECAACHYRRGGQCQLDSREIFFCATANSIAVTIALLLVMVKIYHTRWKKQNPTNQQIRIFLEREGPLQTKRYDYSEIKKVTNSFRNKLGQGGFGSVYKGKLPDGRYVAVKILCELKDNGEDFINEVATISRTSHINIVNLLGFCSEGSKRALVYEFMSNGSLEKFIFEENVIKTDRQLDCQTIYHIAIGVARGLEYLHQGCNTRILHFDIKPHNILLDENFNPKISDFGLAKICTRKESMISIFGARGTAGYIAPEVFSRNFGTVSHKSDVYSYGMMILEMVGRRKNIKTEVNCSSEIYFPDWIYNRLESNEELGLQNIRNESDDKLVRKMTIVGLWCIQTHPSTRPAISKVLEMLGSKVELLQIPPKPFLSSPPTSPVHLSCETL; via the exons ATGAGTTCAGTTTATGAATTAGTATTATTGCTTTTATTTTGTGGCCTTTTGCCACTTGTCTTGGCGGCTGGGAACCAAGCAGAGTGTCCACCTTCGTTTCCATGTGGATATCTGAGCAATATCAGTTTCCCATTCACTCTAACTGAACGCCCCGACTGTGGCTTATTGCCCATTAGCAATTGTGATGATCCACTTAAGCCCATAATGATCCAATTACACAAAATTGGACTATGGTTTCAGCTTCTACGCGTTGCTCAGCTTTTCAGTAGTCCTACTACTCCTCTCACATCTTTTCAATTTAGAGACAAAAATCTCTATGACCTTCTGCAGAACGAAAGTTGTGAAGCTTTCAGAAACAATTATACTCTTCCATTTCCTCACAGCTTTCACTTTGCTTCTTTTCATTTCCAATACAACACAACTCTGTTCAGGTGCAACCGCAGCCTCCATGTCAGCCCTCCCACAAACATGCATAATTATACAAAGTGCCCCGATTACGATCTCTACTACAATAACAACCCCAAAGCTGAAGATGCGTCTTTGAGAGCATGTACAAAGGTCCTGCTTCCAATTAAAGACGCGCCTGACGCTAACAACCCATTCACATTCGCAACTGCAGATATCTTCACTAAAGTAGAATTAACCGATGAATGTGCAGCTTGCCACTATCGCAGAGGAGGGCAGTGTCAACTTGACAGCAGAGAGATATTTTTTTGTGCCACTGCCAATAGTATCG CTGTTACAATTGCTCTGTTGCTAGTAATGGTAAAGATCTACCATACAAGATGGAAGAAGCAAAATCCGACCAATCAACAGATTAGGATCTTTTTGGAAAGAGAGGGACCCCTTCAAACTAAGCGGTATGATTATTCTGAGATAAAGAAAGTGACCAACTCCTTCAGAAACAAATTAGGCCAAGGGGGATTCGGAAGTGTATACAAAGGAAAATTACCAGATGGACGTTATGTTGCGGTGAAGATCCTATGTGAATTGAAAGATAATGGTGAGGACTTCATCAATGAAGTGGCAACTATCAGCAGAACTTCTCATATTAACATTGTTAATCTTTTGGGGTTCTGTTCTGAAGGTTCTAAACGAGCTTTAGTTTATGAGTTTATGTCTAATGGATCACTTGAGAAGTTTATCTTTGAAGAAAATGTCATAAAGACGGATCGTCAATTGGACTGTCAAACGATCTACCATATTGCAATTGGTGTTGCCCGAGGACTAGAATACCTGCATCAAGGTTGCAATACTAGAATTTTACATTTTGACATAAAACCTCATAATATTCTGTTGGATGAGAATTTCAACCCCAAGATTTCTGACTTTGGACTAGCCAAAATTTGcacaagaaaagaaagtatGATATCAATATTTGGCGCCAGAGGAACAGCAGGCTATATTGCCCCAGAAGTTTTTTCAAGAAATTTCGGTACAGTATCACATAAGTCAGATGTGTACAGCTATGGAATGATGATCTTAGAAATGGttggaagaagaaagaatattAAGACTGAAGTAAATTGCTCGAGTGAAATATACTTTCCCGATTGGATTTACAATCGCCTTGAATCAAATGAAGAGCTTGGTTTACAGAACATAAGAAATGAAAGTGATGACAAATTGGTGAGAAAGATGACAATAGTGGGCTTATGGTGCATACAAACCCACCCTTCCACTCGACCAGCCATAAGTAAAGTGTTGGAAATGCTAGGAAGCAAAGTTGAGTTATTGCAAATTCCACCCAAACCCTTTTTGTCTTCTCCTCCGACCTCTCCAGTCCATTTATCTTGTGAGACTTTGTAA